One Acetobacter oryzoeni genomic window, TACCCCGTCATCGGAGATGTGTTTTTCTTGTCCTGCGTTCATATCGCCCACCTGTCTGACCCACATCTGCCACTTGTCGGCTTGCCTTCTTTGAAGGAAATCCGCTTCAAGCGCATTCTCAGTTTGTTGTCATGGCAACTGCGGCGCAGGCATTTGCATAAACTACCGGCTTTGCAGGCAGTTATGCAGGATATCCGCCACTTTCACCCAGATATGGTTGCCCTGACAGGGGATATGACCAATCTGGGATTATTGAAGGAATTTCAAAACACACGGCAGTGGCTTTTACAGCAGGATTTACCCCCTACACTGCTTATCCCGGGCAATCATGATGCTCTGATCAAAGAGAACAGTGCTGCCAAACAGGCACTCTGGGCCGAATGGCTACATAACGGCACAAAGGCTGCACCGGTGGCCCCTTCACTACTGGTAAAAGATCACATTGCCCTTATTGGGCTAAATACAGCCATCCCCACCCTGCCCTTTCTGGCATCTGGCAAGGCAGAGCAAACCCAGCTTGTGCTTTTGGCGGATCTGTTGCGCCGCACACGCGCTATGGGTTTATGCCGGATTGTGTTACTTCATCACCCTCCGACGCAAGGTATTGTCAGCCGCCGCAAAGGGCTGGATGACTTTCAGGCGTTTCAAGATGTATTGCGTGCAGAAGGTGCTGAACTTGTGCTTTACGGGCATTCTCATCGTGCGCAAATCACCCCTATTCCGGGCACAGATATTCTGGCGGTCAGCAGCACCTCCGCTTCTCATATTGCGGATGAACCGGAAAAAAGTGCGGGGTGGAACGCCATTTCCGTGCACAAACAGCCCGACATCTGGCAAATCACCATTCAGCATCGCAGCTTAATGCCGGATGGAAACTTGCAAGACAGCCAGATAAGGCGTGTGTGCAGTATGCATCGCCTTTTGCCCGCAACCTCGCTATGACAGCCCGCATGTTCAATGTGCCTTTTCTGCGCCGGATTGTAGCTTCGCTTCGCCCCGGCACATTAGACCGCTACCTGATCGCTCAGGTTATGCCGCCTTTTCTGGTGGCGCTGTCTGTTGTGATGATTGCCCTGATACTTGAACGCCTTTTGGTGCTGTTCAACTTGCTGGCAGCGGGCAACAACCACATTGGCATCTTTATTGGCTTGCTGGCGGCTCTGCTGCCTCACTATCTGGGCTTGGCTATTCCCGCAGCGCTCTGCGTGGCGGTGTTTACCGTCATCCGCCGCATGAGCCAGAATGAAGAAATTGATGCCATTAACAGCAGTGGCCTTTCACTGTTGCGGATCACACGCCCCTATATCCAGTTGGGCGTTGTGTTGGGTATCCTTTCCTTCCTGCTTTATGGCTTTATCCAGCCTCACGCGCGGTATGATTTTCGCTCAACATTTTATATTGCCAGCCATACGGGCTGGGCACCGCGTTTGCAGCCCCGTATGTTTGCCAGCCCTTCCTCCCAACTCACCATTGTTGCGGACAAGGTCTCCCAAAGCGGTTCTGATCTGGAAAATGTTTTTATCAGAGATCTATCTGAGCAGCAGGAACGCGATATTACAGCGCGCAATGGGCATATCCGTATCGGTTCAGATGGAGAAACGGTTCAGATTGATCTGACCAATGGCGTGATTGTTACGGATAAAGGAGATGGCGTGCCCAGTCTGGTCACGTTTGACCATTCAACACGCTACCTTACGCATGCTTCGCACATCTCTCCTTTTCGCACCCGCGGGGAAGATGAGCGAGAACTCACATCTCCCGAACTGGTTGGCCGCCTCATCCGGCATGATCCTTCCATTTCCCGCCCGCATATGCGCTCTGAAGTGCATTTTCGTATGGCACGCAGCCTGACTGTGCCTTTTATTCCGCTTCTGGCGGCTTCTTTGGCACTTATGCGCAAGCGCCAGCGCAACAATGCCGGTCTGCCTCTAGCCTTTATTATTATGGTTGGGTTTGACCACATCATCCAGTTTGGCCACAGCATGGTTGCCACCAAAAAGGCATCGCTCCTGCTTATCTGGGGGCCTGCTTTGGTCTTTATTGTCGGCTGCACTTTGCTGCTGCTTTATAAATCAGGAGCATTCCAGGTCTTAAAAGCCTGGCGTTCCCGCTCATCTGCCCAAAAAGCCCTGCCATGAGCCAATCTTCAAGCATGCCCCGCCACGTTCTTCTCCGCTATCTTTCCATGGCGTTGCTCTCGCGCGTGATTTTTTGCGGTGCCGTTCTTGTCGGGCTTCTTGAAATTCTGGCTCTGCTTGAACAAACCACCCCTATTTTACAACGGCACTTGGGCATTCAGGGTATTCTGAGTTTTGCAGCCATGCGCGCCCCATTTCTGTTGGCAGGTGCGCTTCCATTAAGTGTGCTCATTGGCGCGCTGCTTATGCTCACCCAGATGACATTGGCCAGCGAGATTGCCATCCTGCGCGCCTGCGGCCTTTCTACCTTTGGGCTGTATAAATACCTTATCCCTGCCACCTTGGTGATTGGCTTTGCCGGTGTTGTGCTGGATGATCAGGTCACCCCCCGGTCTGAACAGGCATTGGCCGCGTGGTGGAACCGCACAGACCCACACCCTGAAAACGGGCATGCCTTCTGGTTTCATGATGGCAACCGTATTGCCCATATTGGTTATACGTCTGATGGCGGCAATATGCTGACCAAGGTGGATATCTACATCCGCGATGCTAGCGGGCGGCTCCAGCAGATTCTCCACGCCAAGTCGGCTGACTACACGCATACACGTGGCTGGCTCTTGCACAATGTTGATAGCATTACCGTGGAAGGCGAAAAAACCACACGTCTGCCTTCTGTTCAGGACATGGGGTGGGATACAAGCCTGCATCCGTGGGAGTTTATTCGCCTGTCTGCCGAAAATCCGCCGCTTTCTTCCACCACCATTCTGGGCATGTTACGTGGGCGCCTACCATCCCATACCAGCCCCGGTTTTCTGGAGGCCGGGCTGCTTGAACGCTTCTTGCGTCCGGCATCCTTGCTTGTTCTCTTGTTGATTGCGCTGCCCACAATCTATATCCCTCCACGGACAGGAACGCGCAGCTGGGTGCCAGTATGGTGCTTGGGCAGCGGGCTGTTGTTTATTATTGTGCAGGGTATGCTACGCGCAATGGGAAATGCGGGGTTGCTACCACCGGCCATTGCTACCATACCCGCACTGATTATTTTCACACTGGGGGCCATTACTGTGCTCCTGAGGAATGAAACACGATGAGCGGAACGCTAAATAACTCGTCGCTTAAAACCGGGCGCAGCTTTGATCTGGGAAAAATGAACCTCAGGCAGCTTTGGGTGGCATATCTTACCTACCCTACCATCCTGCTCTATTTTGCGCTGGTTATTGCTTCTGCTGCGCTGGCTGCGTACTTTTTTGCAGGCTGGTGGCCAACACTGGTTTCTCTGGTAGCGGTGGTTATTGTGTATCCATTGGTATGGTACTTGCTGCACCGCTACGTGCTGCATGGCCGTATCCTGTATAAAATGAAATGGACGGCCGCTCTGTGGAAGCGCATCCATTTTGACCATCATCAGGATCCGCATCTGCTGGATGTTCTGTTCGGCGCACCCGCTACAACACTGCCGACCATTGGGGCAGTAACCATCCCCATTGGGTATCTTATTGGTGGCATTGGGGCTGCAGCCACAGCATTTGGCACGGGCGTGGCCATTACCTGCATTTACGAATTCTTCCACTGCATCCAGCACCTCAACTACAAACCACGTGCGAGTTGGATTCAGCGCATGAAAGCGCGCCATGTGCTGCACCACTTCCATGATGAAGATGGAAACTTCGGCATCACCAGCTTTGTCGTGGACCGGATATTTGGCTCATATTATCTGGATGCCAAAGCCCGCCCCCGTAGCCCCACGGTTTTCAACCTTGGTTACGATGTTAAGGAAGCCCAACAGTATCCGTGGGTGATGGATCTGACTGGCGCTCCCCCGCGTGATCGCCCCGATGGTGCACGCCCGGCGGAGAACAGGAAAGCGGCATGACCGCTTCCTCCCAAGGCATAACAGCCTTTATTCTGGCGGGCTCCCGCCCCGGCAAGCCAGATCCCGTTGCATTGGCCGAAGGCGTTTCTCACAAAGCGCTTCTGCCTATTGGCGGGGTGCCAATGCTTTTAAGGGTGATTGATGCACTGCAACAGGTTCCTCAAATCACGCGTATTGCTGTTTGCATTGAAAACCCGCAAATTATCGCCTCTATCATTCCTGCAGGAATAGACGTTATTCCGGCGCGCCCTGAAGGCCCTAGCGCAAGCGTGCTGGCTGGCCTTGCGCGCTATGGCACCCCTTTGTTGGTGACTACGGCAGATAATGCTCTGCTCCAGCCAAGCTGGGTGCAGGAATTGCTCTGCCAAAGCCACCCACAAGCGGACCTTGCTGTGGCCGTTGCAGCAGAAACAACTATACAGCGAGATGTGCCTCATACACAGCGCACCTATATCCGGCTTGCTGATCTGGCTTTTTCTGGCTGTAACCTGTTTTTATTCCGCACCTCTGTTTCTGCACGCGTGGCAGACCTGTGGCGGCATGTAGAGAAAAACCGCAAGCACCCTTTGCGTGTTGCATGGCTTTTAGGGCCGAGTATTTTGTTACGCGCCCTTTGTGGCAAGCTAACACGGCGCGCGCTTTATCAACGCATCTATCGCCTCACCAGCGCGAAAGCGGAACTTGTTCCACTTTCTGATGGCCGCGCCGCTGTAGATGTAGATAAACCTGCTGATGTTATGCTGGCAGAAGAACTTGCTGCTAGCCTTCCCGCTTGTTCCTTCGCAAAAACACTACAGAAATAAACTTTCTTCAGATTTAGGCGGGCAGCAACGCGTGTAGTGCGGAAGGAATCTCCGCCATGCTAGCTGCCTGGCCATCTGCCTGTGCTGCCAATGCGCTGGAACCATATCCCCACGCAGCAAACACAAACTTCACCCCAGCCCCTGTAGCCGCACCATAATCTGGCGGCATATCTCCAATCATAACACTACGCGCAACCTCTCCACCCGCCTGCTTTATTGTCCCCAGTAAATGCGCAGGATCTGGTTTATGGGCCGCAAAACTGTCACCTCCGCCTATTGCTGCGAAAAGTGATGTCAGGCCAAAATTATCTAAAATACGTCTGGCAGCTACCTCTGGCTTGTTGGTGCATACAGCCAGCAACCATCCTGCATCTTTCAACTGCTCCAATGC contains:
- a CDS encoding metallophosphoesterase family protein — protein: MGPYPVIGDVFFLSCVHIAHLSDPHLPLVGLPSLKEIRFKRILSLLSWQLRRRHLHKLPALQAVMQDIRHFHPDMVALTGDMTNLGLLKEFQNTRQWLLQQDLPPTLLIPGNHDALIKENSAAKQALWAEWLHNGTKAAPVAPSLLVKDHIALIGLNTAIPTLPFLASGKAEQTQLVLLADLLRRTRAMGLCRIVLLHHPPTQGIVSRRKGLDDFQAFQDVLRAEGAELVLYGHSHRAQITPIPGTDILAVSSTSASHIADEPEKSAGWNAISVHKQPDIWQITIQHRSLMPDGNLQDSQIRRVCSMHRLLPATSL
- a CDS encoding sterol desaturase family protein, with product MSGTLNNSSLKTGRSFDLGKMNLRQLWVAYLTYPTILLYFALVIASAALAAYFFAGWWPTLVSLVAVVIVYPLVWYLLHRYVLHGRILYKMKWTAALWKRIHFDHHQDPHLLDVLFGAPATTLPTIGAVTIPIGYLIGGIGAAATAFGTGVAITCIYEFFHCIQHLNYKPRASWIQRMKARHVLHHFHDEDGNFGITSFVVDRIFGSYYLDAKARPRSPTVFNLGYDVKEAQQYPWVMDLTGAPPRDRPDGARPAENRKAA
- a CDS encoding LptF/LptG family permease; this translates as MTARMFNVPFLRRIVASLRPGTLDRYLIAQVMPPFLVALSVVMIALILERLLVLFNLLAAGNNHIGIFIGLLAALLPHYLGLAIPAALCVAVFTVIRRMSQNEEIDAINSSGLSLLRITRPYIQLGVVLGILSFLLYGFIQPHARYDFRSTFYIASHTGWAPRLQPRMFASPSSQLTIVADKVSQSGSDLENVFIRDLSEQQERDITARNGHIRIGSDGETVQIDLTNGVIVTDKGDGVPSLVTFDHSTRYLTHASHISPFRTRGEDERELTSPELVGRLIRHDPSISRPHMRSEVHFRMARSLTVPFIPLLAASLALMRKRQRNNAGLPLAFIIMVGFDHIIQFGHSMVATKKASLLLIWGPALVFIVGCTLLLLYKSGAFQVLKAWRSRSSAQKALP
- a CDS encoding HAD family hydrolase, which translates into the protein MSAPRLAVFDMDGTLLDSVPDLAACSRELLEICHLPPLTDADVRTMIGNGVPTLVQRVLNAGREKQKAITAQPYMLPFTESEAVQKFMELYTPRATCLSRLFPGTQQALEQLKDAGWLLAVCTNKPEVAARRILDNFGLTSLFAAIGGGDSFAAHKPDPAHLLGTIKQAGGEVARSVMIGDMPPDYGAATGAGVKFVFAAWGYGSSALAAQADGQAASMAEIPSALHALLPA
- a CDS encoding LptF/LptG family permease; translation: MSQSSSMPRHVLLRYLSMALLSRVIFCGAVLVGLLEILALLEQTTPILQRHLGIQGILSFAAMRAPFLLAGALPLSVLIGALLMLTQMTLASEIAILRACGLSTFGLYKYLIPATLVIGFAGVVLDDQVTPRSEQALAAWWNRTDPHPENGHAFWFHDGNRIAHIGYTSDGGNMLTKVDIYIRDASGRLQQILHAKSADYTHTRGWLLHNVDSITVEGEKTTRLPSVQDMGWDTSLHPWEFIRLSAENPPLSSTTILGMLRGRLPSHTSPGFLEAGLLERFLRPASLLVLLLIALPTIYIPPRTGTRSWVPVWCLGSGLLFIIVQGMLRAMGNAGLLPPAIATIPALIIFTLGAITVLLRNETR
- a CDS encoding nucleotidyltransferase family protein, producing the protein MTASSQGITAFILAGSRPGKPDPVALAEGVSHKALLPIGGVPMLLRVIDALQQVPQITRIAVCIENPQIIASIIPAGIDVIPARPEGPSASVLAGLARYGTPLLVTTADNALLQPSWVQELLCQSHPQADLAVAVAAETTIQRDVPHTQRTYIRLADLAFSGCNLFLFRTSVSARVADLWRHVEKNRKHPLRVAWLLGPSILLRALCGKLTRRALYQRIYRLTSAKAELVPLSDGRAAVDVDKPADVMLAEELAASLPACSFAKTLQK